One Benincasa hispida cultivar B227 chromosome 5, ASM972705v1, whole genome shotgun sequence genomic window carries:
- the LOC120077885 gene encoding protein EXECUTER 1, chloroplastic isoform X2: MASISPPTPHQLFFSTPKFHSPTPFLKPYSSTAPPPPSQSHTICHSHNSDSPSPSEPSLPWGWGSALQDLFQTALRQFDSLVNHRSDGSKDTRPDGGVLQGRGVGGADEKDVDDDRSWDWDRWRKHFDEVDEQERLVSFLKSRLSHAVYAEDYQDAARLKVAIAALATNDTVGRAMSYLHRAIAEERYRDAAFIRDNAGAGLVGWWSGTSKDNHNPRGLIIRITAEHGRYVARSYSPRQLATAADGVPLFEVFFRVNKTGEYKQQAVYLKRKGVLSDHSNGSSKGLDSPSVLNPLDPIEEKDDLFIIGGEEAEDGEIRNEDSDIAVGFPVFQNILRDMIPGVKVKVLKLSTPEKVDKDVISKVIEQIIEEEEDEEEEDEEDGESEKDSDFEDLEVEDKIKDDHQERDAELDADDGFLENQGRNEVAVKIIVGGLVQKLSGGFSSKNILRVPAKLEKKGRSSFSFSVENDVNEQDSLGKELNSKSKPRGQSSIDHVMLDLAKFVGKEKIPLKVLKDLSELIKLSISQAQNYQPLSGSTSFNRIEIPTSSDPLNGLYIGAHGIYTSEIIHLRRRFGRWQEDGGGDKEASKLEFYEYVEAWKVIGDPYVPAGKAIAHFPALTFLWHFGQRLEKDTSFLIKGSFLKNLEWLLDIKDKGG; this comes from the exons ATGGCTTCCATTTCTCCACCCACCCCTCATCAGCTCTTCTTCTCCACCCCCAAATTCCATTCCCCAACTCCGTTTCTGAAACCATATTCTTCTACTGCACCTCCTCCGCCATCCCAATCCCATACCATCTGCCACTCCCACAACTCTGATTCTCCCTCTCCATCTGAACCTTCCCTTCCATGGGGTTGGGGCTCTGCACTTCAGGACCTCTTTCAAACCGCCCTCAGACAATTCGATTCTCTGGTGAACCACCGTAGCGATGGCTCTAAGGACACGCGTCCCGACGGTGGGGTTCTGCAGGGACGGGGTGTAGGTGGAGCCGACGAGAAAGATGTGGACGATGATCGGAGCTGGGATTGGGATCGGTGGCGCAAGCATTTTGATGAGGTCGACGAGCAGGAGCGACTCGTTTCTTTTCTTAAG TCGCGCTTAAGTCATGCGGTATATGCAGAGGATTATCAGGATGCTGCTAGGCTCAAGGTGGCGATTGCGGCTTTGGCTACAAACGATACTGTTGGCAGAGCGATGTCTTATCTTCAT AGAGCTATAGCGGAGGAGCGATACCGCGATGCAGCCTTCATCCGGGACAATGCTGGTGCCGGGTTG GTTGGCTGGTGGTCCGGCACTTCAAAAGACAATCACAATCCTCGTGGTCTAATTATTCGAATAACTGCTGAACATGGAAGATATGTTGCAAGAAGTTACAGTCCTCG ACAGCTTGCTACGGCTGCAGATGGTGTCCCCTTGTTTGAGGTTTTTTTTAGAGTAAACAAAACGGGTGAATACAAACAGCAG GCTGTCTACTTGAAGCGGAAAGGAGTTTTATCCGATCATTCAAATGGTTCATCTAAAGGATTAGATTCACCTAGTGTATTAAATCCCTTGGACCCCATTGAAGAAAAAGACGATCTTTTCATTATAGGCGGTGAAGAAGCTGAAGATGGTGAAATCAGGAATGAAGATTCTGATATAGCTGTTGGATTTCCAGTCTTCCAGAATATCTTGAGAGATATGATTCCTGGAGTGAAGGTCAAGGTTTTGAAGCTGTCAACTCCAGAAAAGGTTGACAAAGACGTGATATCTAAGGTGATTGAGCAAATAAtcgaggaggaagaagatgaagaagaggaagatgagGAGGATGGAGAAAGTGAGAAAGATAGTGACTTTGAAGATTTGGAAGTGGAAGATAAGATTAAGGATGACCACCAAGAGAGAGATGCTGAATTGGATGCTGATGACGGTTTCCTTGAAAATCAGGGACGAAATGAAGTTGCTGTCAAAATCATTGTTGGTGGTTTAGTGCAGAAGCTTTCTGGCggtttttcttctaaaaatataCTAAGAGTGCCTGCAAAGTTAGAAAAGAAGGGAcgttcttcattttctttctcagttgagaatgaTGTGAACGAACAGGACTCCCTTGGAAAGGAACTAAATTCAAAGTCCAAGCCTCGAGGTCAAAGTAGTATTGACCATGTTATGCTCGATTTAGCCAAATTCGTTGGCAAAGAGAAGATACCGTTAAAG GTACTCAAAGATTTGAGTGAGTTAATAAAGCTATCCATCAGCCAGGCACAGAACTATCAACCTCTTTCTGGATCCACAAGTTTCAATCGCATTGAAATTCCCACTTCTTCAGATCCTCTAAATG GACTGTACATAGGGGCACATGGAATATATACATCAGAAATTATTCATCTAAGACGCAGATTTGGTCGATGGCAAGAGGATGGAGGAGGGGATAAGGAGGCTTCAAagcttgaattttatgaatatGTAGAAGCCTGGAAAGTTATTGGGGATCCATATGTGCCAGCTGGAAAGGCAATTGCTCACTTCCCAGCTCTGACATTTTT GTGGCATTTCGGGCAAAGGTTGGAAAAAGATACCAGCTTCCTCATAAAGGGATCATTCCTGAAGAATTTGGAGTG GTTGCTAGATATAAAGGACAAGGGAGGCTAG
- the LOC120077885 gene encoding protein EXECUTER 1, chloroplastic isoform X1: MASISPPTPHQLFFSTPKFHSPTPFLKPYSSTAPPPPSQSHTICHSHNSDSPSPSEPSLPWGWGSALQDLFQTALRQFDSLVNHRSDGSKDTRPDGGVLQGRGVGGADEKDVDDDRSWDWDRWRKHFDEVDEQERLVSFLKSRLSHAVYAEDYQDAARLKVAIAALATNDTVGRAMSYLHRAIAEERYRDAAFIRDNAGAGLVGWWSGTSKDNHNPRGLIIRITAEHGRYVARSYSPRQLATAADGVPLFEVFFRVNKTGEYKQQAVYLKRKGVLSDHSNGSSKGLDSPSVLNPLDPIEEKDDLFIIGGEEAEDGEIRNEDSDIAVGFPVFQNILRDMIPGVKVKVLKLSTPEKVDKDVISKVIEQIIEEEEDEEEEDEEDGESEKDSDFEDLEVEDKIKDDHQERDAELDADDGFLENQGRNEVAVKIIVGGLVQKLSGGFSSKNILRVPAKLEKKGRSSFSFSVENDVNEQDSLGKELNSKSKPRGQSSIDHVMLDLAKFVGKEKIPLKVLKDLSELIKLSISQAQNYQPLSGSTSFNRIEIPTSSDPLNGLYIGAHGIYTSEIIHLRRRFGRWQEDGGGDKEASKLEFYEYVEAWKVIGDPYVPAGKVAFRAKVGKRYQLPHKGIIPEEFGVVARYKGQGRLAEPGFRNPRWVDGELVILDGKYIKGGPVVGFVYWAPEFHFLVFFNRLRLQE; this comes from the exons ATGGCTTCCATTTCTCCACCCACCCCTCATCAGCTCTTCTTCTCCACCCCCAAATTCCATTCCCCAACTCCGTTTCTGAAACCATATTCTTCTACTGCACCTCCTCCGCCATCCCAATCCCATACCATCTGCCACTCCCACAACTCTGATTCTCCCTCTCCATCTGAACCTTCCCTTCCATGGGGTTGGGGCTCTGCACTTCAGGACCTCTTTCAAACCGCCCTCAGACAATTCGATTCTCTGGTGAACCACCGTAGCGATGGCTCTAAGGACACGCGTCCCGACGGTGGGGTTCTGCAGGGACGGGGTGTAGGTGGAGCCGACGAGAAAGATGTGGACGATGATCGGAGCTGGGATTGGGATCGGTGGCGCAAGCATTTTGATGAGGTCGACGAGCAGGAGCGACTCGTTTCTTTTCTTAAG TCGCGCTTAAGTCATGCGGTATATGCAGAGGATTATCAGGATGCTGCTAGGCTCAAGGTGGCGATTGCGGCTTTGGCTACAAACGATACTGTTGGCAGAGCGATGTCTTATCTTCAT AGAGCTATAGCGGAGGAGCGATACCGCGATGCAGCCTTCATCCGGGACAATGCTGGTGCCGGGTTG GTTGGCTGGTGGTCCGGCACTTCAAAAGACAATCACAATCCTCGTGGTCTAATTATTCGAATAACTGCTGAACATGGAAGATATGTTGCAAGAAGTTACAGTCCTCG ACAGCTTGCTACGGCTGCAGATGGTGTCCCCTTGTTTGAGGTTTTTTTTAGAGTAAACAAAACGGGTGAATACAAACAGCAG GCTGTCTACTTGAAGCGGAAAGGAGTTTTATCCGATCATTCAAATGGTTCATCTAAAGGATTAGATTCACCTAGTGTATTAAATCCCTTGGACCCCATTGAAGAAAAAGACGATCTTTTCATTATAGGCGGTGAAGAAGCTGAAGATGGTGAAATCAGGAATGAAGATTCTGATATAGCTGTTGGATTTCCAGTCTTCCAGAATATCTTGAGAGATATGATTCCTGGAGTGAAGGTCAAGGTTTTGAAGCTGTCAACTCCAGAAAAGGTTGACAAAGACGTGATATCTAAGGTGATTGAGCAAATAAtcgaggaggaagaagatgaagaagaggaagatgagGAGGATGGAGAAAGTGAGAAAGATAGTGACTTTGAAGATTTGGAAGTGGAAGATAAGATTAAGGATGACCACCAAGAGAGAGATGCTGAATTGGATGCTGATGACGGTTTCCTTGAAAATCAGGGACGAAATGAAGTTGCTGTCAAAATCATTGTTGGTGGTTTAGTGCAGAAGCTTTCTGGCggtttttcttctaaaaatataCTAAGAGTGCCTGCAAAGTTAGAAAAGAAGGGAcgttcttcattttctttctcagttgagaatgaTGTGAACGAACAGGACTCCCTTGGAAAGGAACTAAATTCAAAGTCCAAGCCTCGAGGTCAAAGTAGTATTGACCATGTTATGCTCGATTTAGCCAAATTCGTTGGCAAAGAGAAGATACCGTTAAAG GTACTCAAAGATTTGAGTGAGTTAATAAAGCTATCCATCAGCCAGGCACAGAACTATCAACCTCTTTCTGGATCCACAAGTTTCAATCGCATTGAAATTCCCACTTCTTCAGATCCTCTAAATG GACTGTACATAGGGGCACATGGAATATATACATCAGAAATTATTCATCTAAGACGCAGATTTGGTCGATGGCAAGAGGATGGAGGAGGGGATAAGGAGGCTTCAAagcttgaattttatgaatatGTAGAAGCCTGGAAAGTTATTGGGGATCCATATGTGCCAGCTGGAAAG GTGGCATTTCGGGCAAAGGTTGGAAAAAGATACCAGCTTCCTCATAAAGGGATCATTCCTGAAGAATTTGGAGTG GTTGCTAGATATAAAGGACAAGGGAGGCTAGCTGAGCCAGGTTTTCGCAATCCTCGATGGGTTGATGGTGAACTTGTTATTCTTGATGGGAAG TACATCAAAGGGGGACCTGTCgttggatttgtttattgggcTCCTGAATTTCATTTCCTGGTGTTTTTTAATCGGTTGAGGCTGCAAGAGTAG